A single genomic interval of Musa acuminata AAA Group cultivar baxijiao chromosome BXJ3-4, Cavendish_Baxijiao_AAA, whole genome shotgun sequence harbors:
- the LOC135636449 gene encoding valine--tRNA ligase, mitochondrial 1-like, translated as MDEQKASGQMTEQYTPSAVEKLWYTCWEASDIFTTDSSSSKTQFAMILPPPSVTGALHIGHGLTTAIQDTIVRWRRMSGYNVLWMPGMDHAGIATQVVVEKKLIRENNVTRHDIGRERFVSEVWDWKNEHGGTILNQERRLGASLDWSREFFTMDEARSKAVTEAFVRLYREGLIYRDHCLVNWDCTLQTAISDAEVGLMDIRGETFRKVPGYDHEVQFGVLISFAYPLEGDLGEIIVATTRVETMLGDTAIAVHSNDKRYTHLHGKCAVHPFNGRKLPVICDDNLVVLESGTGAVKITPAHDPNDYLVGKHHNLEFINIFTDDGKINSNGGAEFEGMPRFTARVAVTEALRAQGLYRGAQKHEMKLGICSRSNDVVELMVKSQWFVDCKSIAKLALGAVMSDDNKKIEIIPHQYEQELIRWLENICDWCISRQLWWGHRVPAWYVTLEKDEFKDMGSYNDHWVVGRSEQEAVLEAKQIFAGKKFEIAQDPDVLDTWFSAALLPLSVLGWPEVTPDFKAFYPTSLLETGHDVLFLWVARMVMLGMKLGGDVPFRKVYLHPMIYDAHGQKMSKSKGNVIDPLDLINGISLEGLHKRLDTSNFDQSDLEKAKMDQIKDFPNGIPECGADALRFALVSYTDQSNKITLDVPRVVGYRQWCDELWNAVHFAMTKLGDDYCPREIHTIESMPLICQWTLSVLNKAVWKTISAFESYKFSDASTVLYSWWQYQFCDVFIEAVKPYFENLSEFEYAREASRDTLWISLDTGLRLLHPVMPFITEELWQRLPRAQGKKESIMISEYPSVVEAWTNEGIEEDLEIVNAAVRKFRSLRPQCNENRRFPAFALCRGHHITNIMKTYEFEITTLASVSSLKVLVENDMAPAGCAEDIVNQNLTVYLKLEGTLDTETEHERQHLLTHESPTEFITDEAARDTESMLHGEIEERTMISVGDDDEHSDKRSISEISDFSTLEIPKMNIIENEMIIPWYKIMIVKLNLQYSNAATTYALLDTFYQDHVKNIREFQGSKMNEVLRGHSEDPTIMYLLASS; from the exons ATGGAC GAACAAAAGGCATCTGGTCAAATGACGGAGCAATATACTCCAAGTGCGGTTGAGAAATT ATGGTACACATGCTGGGAAGCTTCGGACATTTTTACGACAGATTCAAGCAGTTCGAAGACACAATTTGCAATG ATACTTCCACCTCCAAGTGTAACTGGTGCTCTTCATATAGGCCATGGTCTTACTACTGCAATACAG GATACAATTGTCCGTTGGCGGAGAATGTCGGGCTATAACGTTCTGTGGATGCCTGGAATGGACCATGCTGGCATAGCAACCCAG GTGGTTGTGGAGAAAAAGTTGATACGTGAGAACAACGTAACAAGGCATGATATTGGACGCGAGAGATTTGTTTCTGAG GTTTGGGATTGGAAAAATGAGCATGGAGGCACCATCCTAAACCAGGAACGTCGGTTGGGAGCCTCGCTTGACTGGTCTCGTGAG TTCTTCACGATGGATGAGGCAAGATCAAAGGCAGTAACCGAGGCTTTTGTCAGGCTTTACAGAGAAGGTTTAATTTATAG GGATCATTGCCTTGTGAATTGGGATTGCACATTACAAACAGCAATATCTGATGCTGAA GTTGGTCTCATGGATATCAGAGGAGAGACATTTCGAAAGGTCCCCGGTTATGACCATGAAGTTCAGTTTGGTGTTTTGATTTCTTTTGCCTATCCGCTTGAGGGAGATTTGGGTGAGATTATAGTTGCCACCACAAGAGTGGAGACAATGCTGGGTGATACTGCAATTGCTGTTCATTCTAACGACAAGCGCTATACTCATCTTCATGGAAAATGTGCAGTCCATCCGTTTAATGGCAGAAAGCTTCCAGTGATCTGTGATGATAACTTAGTTGTCCTTGAATCTGGAACTGGGGCTGTCAAA ATAACTCCGGCTCATGACCCTAATGACTATTTAGTTGGAAAACACCATAATCTTGAATTCATTAATATCTTTACTGATGACGGGAAGATAAATAGCAATGGTGGTGCAGAGTTTGAAGGGATGCCACGGTTTACAGCTCGTGTGGCTGTTACTGAGGCACTGAGGGCACAG GGACTGTATAGAGGAGCTCAGAAGCATGAAATGAAACTTGGCATTTGTTCCAGAAGTAATGATGTTGTTGAACTGATGGTAAAGTCTCAGTGGTTTGTGGATTGCAAAAGCATTGCAAAACTAGCTCTCGGTGCAGTGATGAGTGATGACAACAAGAAAATTGAGATCATTCCACATCAGTATGAACAAGAACTGATTCG ATGGCTGGAGAATATATGTGATTGGTGCATTTCAAGACAACTTTGGTGGGGCCATCGAGTTCCTGCCTGGTATGTGACACTTGAAAAAGATGAGTTTAAAGATATGGGTTCTTACAATGACCACTGGGTGGTCGGAAGAAGTGAGCAGGAAGCAGTTTTGGAGGCAAAGCAGATCTTTGCAGGGAAGAAATTTGAGATTGCACAAGATCCAGACGTGTTAGATACATGGTTTTCAGCTGCTCTTTTACCATTATCTGTGCTCGGCTGGCCAGAAGTCACACCAGATTTTAAGGCATTCTACCCAACTTCGTTGCTTGAAACTGGACATGATGTTCTATTCTTGTGGGTAGCCCGGATGGTAATGCTGGGAATGAAACTTGGAGGTGACGTGCCCTTCAGAAAG GTTTATTTGCACCCTATGATTTATGATGCACATGGCCAGAAAATGTCCAAGTCAAAAGGCAATGTTATTGATCCACTTGACTTAATAAATGGAATATCACTTGAAGGCTTGCACAAGCGGTTGGACACTAGTAATTTTGACCAAAGTGATTTGGAAAAGGCAAAAATGGACCAGATTAAAGATTTCCCTAATGGTATTCCTGAATGTGGTGCTGATGCCCTCCGCTTTGCGCTTGTTTCTTATACAGATCAG TCAAACAAGATTACTCTGGATGTGCCACGAGTTGTTGGTTATCGACAATGGTGTGATGAATTATGGAATGCTGTACATTTTGCCATGACAAAGCTTGGAGACGACTATTGTCCTCGTGAGATTCATACTATCGAATCGATGCCGTTAATATGTCAATGgacactttcagttttaaacaaggCCGTATGGAAAACTATATCAGCTTTCGAGTCATACAAGTTCTCAGACGCTTCTACAGTCTTATATTCATGGTGGCAATATCAATTTTGTGATGTCTTTATTGAAGCGGTCAAACCTTACTTTGAGAACTTATCAGAGTTTGAATATGCTAGAGAAGCCTCAAGGGATACTCTATGGATATCTCTAGACACCGGTTTGCGTCTTTTACATCCCGTGATGCCATTTATTACTGAAGAGTTATGGCAGCGTCTCCCTCGAGCACAAGGAAAGAAAGAATCCATTATGATATCAGAGTATCCATCAGTTGTGGAG GCATGGACAAATGAGGGGATTGAGGAAGATCTAGAGATTGTTAATGCTGCTGTGAGAAAGTTTAGATCGCTACGTCCGCAATGCAACGAGAACAGAAG ATTTCCAGCTTTTGCACTCTGCCGAGGACATCATATCACTAATATCATGAAGACCTATGAATTTGAGATAACAACTCTGGCATCTGTATCTTCTTTAAAG GTTCTGGTTGAGAATGACATGGCTCCAGCTGGATGTGCTGAAGATATCGTAAATCAGAACCTGACCGTGTATCTCAAGCTTGAAGGAACACTTGATACAGAAACTGAACATGAAAG GCAACATCTTTTGACTCATGAAAGCCCGACAGAATTTATAACTGATGAAGCTGCACGAGATACGGAGAGTATGCTACACGGA GAAATTGAGGAAAGAACAATGATATCAGTCGGTGATGATGATGAGCACAGTGATAAACGTTCCATATCAGAAATATCAGATTTCag TACCCTTGAAATTCCTAAAATGAATATTATTGAGAATGAAATGATCATCCCATGGTATAAG ATTATGATTGTGAAACTTAATCTTCAATACTCAAATGCGGCCACCACTTATGCCTTATTAGACACATTTTATCAAGATCACGTGAAGaatataag GGAGTTCCAAGGGTCTAAGATGAATGAAGTTTTGAGGGGCCACTCCGAGGACCCAACTATAATGTACCTCCTAGCTTCTAGTTAg